One window of Streptococcus troglodytae genomic DNA carries:
- a CDS encoding TetR/AcrR family transcriptional regulator: MEEALFDLLATKKSLHNISIAELSEHAQIARRTFYRYYHSKEQVLTNYLDRLIQDYIIELQTERLIHFDDLGNLFFQYWSQYTESLKTLQDANLLVLVLQRYYDKLPAAYTSVMAPWHITNSDQRQITYDSRFIIGGLYSIFDEWLKTDHQTMPVNELVTTALNIIKRMKDN; this comes from the coding sequence CTGGAGGAAGCCTTGTTCGATTTATTAGCGACTAAGAAATCTCTGCATAATATCAGCATTGCAGAACTCAGCGAGCATGCCCAGATTGCTAGACGAACGTTTTATCGTTATTACCATTCAAAAGAGCAAGTCCTTACGAACTATTTAGACCGCCTGATTCAAGACTACATTATTGAGCTTCAAACAGAAAGACTGATTCATTTTGACGATTTAGGGAACCTTTTCTTTCAGTATTGGAGCCAGTACACTGAGTCATTAAAAACTTTGCAGGATGCAAACCTGCTAGTGCTTGTCTTGCAAAGGTATTATGATAAGCTTCCTGCTGCTTATACCTCTGTCATGGCACCTTGGCACATCACAAACAGTGATCAAAGACAAATCACCTATGATAGTAGATTCATTATCGGCGGTCTCTACAGTATTTTTGATGAATGGTTAAAAACAGATCACCAAACAATGCCTGTTAATGAACTGGTCACGACAGCCTTAAATATCATAAAACGTATGAAAGATAATTAA